In the genome of Mucilaginibacter terrenus, one region contains:
- a CDS encoding lysozyme inhibitor LprI family protein: MKRNIIAEIIDLKQREKRNATHLFELRIQDLKIACDQITTHKLSNELYKQIPIALVATMESYFYSVVAKIIDHGEPFLSNVAKFNQAKDVKFDFEIVKALNAKDFTIGNFIAHVLSFNNLNDINLNLSILLDVNFLKELKAHRRKSIFEDNNHTSESFITNADSIIKSINRTFELRHIFCHEFAYKYQIDVSEIKDCLVNTELFLKQTSNYIHEALYPGSPETQTDMNIESFEEYCKLDEELEDLFKRIKEAHQNAFDGINVKLFDRMVRYWKRYRDLKGDFDSDYVRGGTMMPLVSNNSRSYVTSLMIEQLKSELKSISK; the protein is encoded by the coding sequence CTGAAATTATAGACTTAAAGCAACGCGAGAAAAGAAACGCAACTCACTTGTTTGAATTGCGCATTCAAGATTTGAAGATTGCTTGTGATCAAATAACCACTCACAAACTTTCAAATGAGTTATACAAGCAAATTCCAATTGCTCTAGTGGCAACAATGGAATCTTATTTCTACAGCGTTGTTGCTAAGATAATTGATCACGGGGAACCATTTTTAAGCAATGTTGCTAAATTTAACCAAGCCAAGGATGTGAAGTTTGATTTTGAAATTGTCAAAGCGCTTAATGCTAAAGACTTTACCATCGGCAACTTTATAGCGCACGTATTGTCATTTAATAATCTAAATGATATCAACCTCAATCTTTCAATATTACTAGATGTAAACTTTCTAAAAGAATTAAAAGCTCACCGAAGGAAAAGTATCTTTGAAGATAATAATCACACATCGGAATCCTTTATTACAAATGCAGATTCGATCATCAAATCTATTAACCGAACCTTTGAATTAAGACATATTTTTTGTCACGAGTTTGCCTATAAATATCAAATAGACGTTTCTGAAATAAAGGATTGCTTAGTTAATACAGAATTATTTTTAAAGCAAACAAGCAATTACATTCACGAGGCTCTCTATCCTGGTTCACCGGAAACTCAAACGGATATGAACATTGAATCATTTGAGGAATACTGTAAACTTGATGAGGAACTTGAAGATTTATTTAAACGTATCAAGGAGGCTCATCAAAATGCCTTTGATGGTATTAACGTTAAGTTATTCGATAGGATGGTTCGTTATTGGAAACGTTATCGAGATTTAAAAGGTGACTTTGATAGTGATTATGTGAGGGGTGGAACAATGATGCCCCTAGTTTCCAATAACAGCAGATCATATGTAACGTCGTTAATGATTGAACAACTTAAAAGTGAGTTAAAGAGTATTTCTAAATAA